Within Citromicrobium bathyomarinum, the genomic segment ATCGCGCTCATTAGTCTTGCCGCCGGCTATGGTCTCTCGCAGCTCGGTGAAGGCCAGGGTGGTGCAGGCGACGCGGGCGGCAGTGCGACCGAATGCGAGGAGGTCCTTTACTGGTACGACCCGATGGTACCGGGGCAGCACTTCGACGAGCCGGGCAAGTCGCCCTTCATGGATATGCAGCTGGTGCCAAAGTGCGCGGGCGAGGAGGCAACCGCAGGTGTCAGGATCGATCCCGGCCTGGTGCAGAATTTCGGCATCCGCACCGCCGAAGCCGAGTACGGTGTTCTCGAGCCGGAAGTAACCGTCACCGGCGTTCTGGCCTACAACGAACGCGACGTCGCGATCGTCCAGCCACGTGCCGGAGGCTATGTACAAAGAACCTATGGCCGCGCGCCCGACGATGTCGTTGGACGGGGCGCTCCGCTCGCGGATATTTTGGTTCCCGAATGGGGCGGAGCGCAGCAGGAGTATCTGGCTGTCCTGAATAGCGGTGATCAAGAACTTGCGCAGGCCATGCGCGAACGCATGCGCCTTTTGGGCATGCCTCCAGGCCTGATCTCATCGGTAGGGCGCAGTGGACGTCCGCAGTCCACGATAACCGTTACCGCGCCGATTGGAGGTGCTATCACATCGCTCGGCGTGCGACCGGGGATGACAGTCATGGCCGGACAGACGCTCGCCGAGATAACCGGTTTCTCACCGATCTGGCTCGAAGCCGCGGTGCCTGAAACGCAGGCGGCGAATGTACGCGTCGGGCAACCTGTCAGCGCGACGCTGACCGCATTCCCCGAGGAACGCTTCTCCGGACCCATTGTCGCTATCCTGCCGAGCGCGGAGGATGCAAGCCGTACGATCACCGTTCGTGCGCAACTGCCCAATGCATCCGGTCGCCTCAAGCCGGGCATGTTCGCACAGGTCTCGCTGACCCCGGACACACGCCGCGCGCTGCTGGTGCCGTCCGAAGCCGTTATCAGGACCGGACGTCGAACCATCGTGATGGTGAAGCAGGACGAGGGCGGTTTCATGCCCGCCGAGGTCCGGATCGGCCGCGAAGCGGGTGGCAGGACCGAGGTTCTGGCCGGTCTGTCGGCCGGCGAACAGGTCGTGACATCGGGTCAGTTCCTGCTCGATTCCGAAGCAAGCCTTACCGGACTCGACGTCCGTCCGGTCGATCAGGCAGATGACGCTTCCACCGGCGGCGAGGACGAACCAGCGACCTTCGGTGCCACCGGCACGATCCAGTCGATCGCCAATGGTTCGGTGACGCTGCGGCATGGTCCTGTGCCCCGGCTCGATTGGCCCGCGATGACCATGACCTTCCGCACGAAGAGCGCGGCGCAAATGCGCGGGCTCGAGACGGGCGACAGGGTGCGCTTCACCTTCACCCAGCAGGATGCCGGCCCCCGGATCGAGTCTATCACGAGGGCCGGACAATGATTGCTCGGATAATTGATGCCTCGATCGCCAACCGCCTGTTTATCGTTCTCGCCGCCGTCGCGGTAACGCTGGCCGGTTTCTGGGCGGTGCGCACGACGCCGGTCGACGCGTTGCCCGATCTGTCCGATGTGCAGGTT encodes:
- a CDS encoding efflux RND transporter periplasmic adaptor subunit codes for the protein MGAAWHRLSPRQKSWTMAGTIALISLAAGYGLSQLGEGQGGAGDAGGSATECEEVLYWYDPMVPGQHFDEPGKSPFMDMQLVPKCAGEEATAGVRIDPGLVQNFGIRTAEAEYGVLEPEVTVTGVLAYNERDVAIVQPRAGGYVQRTYGRAPDDVVGRGAPLADILVPEWGGAQQEYLAVLNSGDQELAQAMRERMRLLGMPPGLISSVGRSGRPQSTITVTAPIGGAITSLGVRPGMTVMAGQTLAEITGFSPIWLEAAVPETQAANVRVGQPVSATLTAFPEERFSGPIVAILPSAEDASRTITVRAQLPNASGRLKPGMFAQVSLTPDTRRALLVPSEAVIRTGRRTIVMVKQDEGGFMPAEVRIGREAGGRTEVLAGLSAGEQVVTSGQFLLDSEASLTGLDVRPVDQADDASTGGEDEPATFGATGTIQSIANGSVTLRHGPVPRLDWPAMTMTFRTKSAAQMRGLETGDRVRFTFTQQDAGPRIESITRAGQ